GTCTCCATGGCACGGATATTCATTTCAATGCGTTGCACGGCTTCTGTGAATTTCTTTGTTGTGCTAACAGTTTGGGGGCTGATCTTAAGTACCTCCAGGAGCGCCAGTTGACATCAGGCGACTGACTTCGGGTTTTGCTGACAATGTGCTGACGAGTTCCACGATGCTGGTGGACACACTGGTCACAGCAGCTGCTGCTCCCAGCCCTAATCCAGTGGCCGAGAGTGCCAGACTCGCCCCCGCTGTCATGGGTGCCAAAGCCAGGCCAAGTATGGTCAGGACACCAGACACAGCGCCAGTGGAGTTGGCCACAATTTTGGAGATGGTGCGGTCCCTGTGGACCTTGTCAACCTTGTCTGTGAGTGCGTGGAGCTTTCCTATGAGCTCCTCTAGCTCCCATTTTACCCGAGGAAACCTGTTCAAAAACCCCTTCCTGTCCAGCTGGTCTTTTTGGAGCGTGACTTGGTGCTCCACGGCCAAGTCTGTTTTCAGCTCACTCAGATATTGATGCAGTGCATCTGAGTCTTCCCTGTAACAATGAAGGTCAAGGGATTAGAAAGACAGTTTGCTTGTCCATAAAATAGGCTCAACAAGATCTATTCTGTAAATCACAGAGATTTTGTtataaatcaaatagaaaagaatttcacaaatgtaaatttttctctttcaacattAAACACATGTTTTTGTATCCTGTAGATGCTCCATATACTTATTCAATCAtggaataaataagcaaaaatcaTCTTAGGATACATTTAACTTAAGATAGGtatttgagggaattccctggtggtccagtggttaggactctgtgctcccactgcagggggcacaggttcgatccctggttggggaagtaggatcccacaagctacgtggcatggccaaaaaaaaaaaaatgctatttgatAAAGACGCCTCAGAGGCAGGTCAACACAATCCCTTCCAAAGAGTAGGTAGAGTGGGAACTCCACAGATAAACACAGAGAAGTGGGATTGGAGCAGAAAAACCTTCATTCAGAGAACCTGAGTGTGTAGTGAGGAATCAACCTGCCCTTTGCCCTTCGCTACTAGGAAGGGGTCCCTAAGCCCCTAGAATATTCTGGCTGATACGAGTGTCCTCGTCTGCCTGGGCCTTTGGCCACTGGACAGTCTAACAGGGTGACATGTGATGGGGCCTCTGGGTCACGTGGTAGCACATCTGACCTCTGGAGGAGCTGGACACTAGGGCATTAGTCTGACCTCCGGGAGGGCAGGAGACAACAGGTCAGCTGTGCGGGCAGCACGTGACTGAGCCCAAATAAAACTCCATACACTGAGGGTCCTGTTGAAAAAGGTTCTC
The genomic region above belongs to Balaenoptera musculus isolate JJ_BM4_2016_0621 chromosome 10, mBalMus1.pri.v3, whole genome shotgun sequence and contains:
- the LOC118902657 gene encoding LOW QUALITY PROTEIN: apolipoprotein L3-like (The sequence of the model RefSeq protein was modified relative to this genomic sequence to represent the inferred CDS: inserted 2 bases in 1 codon), with product MSTVTFCYLDVESFFEDVIGCLWDIMSREELLLLLTEVLKRIETKAALSREDSDALHQYLSELKTDLAVEHQVTLQKDQLDRKGFLNRFPRVKWELEELIGKLHALTDKVDKVHRDRTISKIVANSTGAVSGVLTILGLALAPMTAGASLALSATGLGLGAAAAVTSVSTSIVELVSTLSAKPEVSRLMSTXALLEVLKISPQTVSTTKKFTEAVQRIEMNIRAMETVKSNPGLAADANVFISSGIISVQSSQQEEVTFKSTALTMTKGARIVGVATAGVCLLMDVAFLVKEAKHLHEGAKTESAERLRQLARELEKKLEVLTRIYESLQ